Proteins from a genomic interval of Rosa chinensis cultivar Old Blush chromosome 2, RchiOBHm-V2, whole genome shotgun sequence:
- the LOC121051526 gene encoding uncharacterized protein LOC121051526 translates to MSNYDDNVDFNYENIDLDNVNQSQLRNNVAFDDSETQDVGGLYIAQVEVNKNVETNVSCTKKSRGSNIIHRGEDGVRERIKWDKFGAPLWPRKKCAQFSNFVGSLAADGGFYPVSITDWHHLKSESHKKARERVKGTIDWANPHTASRRSAIKSYIFKRLQDCWKHHKSHLKQKYWLPNQGKAERCNCNLEFVHKIQWKEFVEYLDEEDTHVMEILVKVM, encoded by the exons ATGTCAAATTATGATGACAATGTGGACTTTAACTATGAGAATATTGACTTGGACAATGTAAACCAATCACAGCTTCGCAACAATGTGGCTTTTGATGATAGTGAAACACAAGATGTAGGAGGTCTGTATATTGCTCAAGTTGAAGTCAATAAAAATGTAGAAACCAATGTAAGTTGTACGAAAAAGTCTAGAGGATCAAATATTATTCATCGGGGAGAAGATGGAGTCAGAGAAAGAATCAAGTGGGACAAGTTTGGAGCGCCTTTGTGGCCGAGAAAGAAGTGTGCTCAATTCTCAAATTTTGTTGGGTCTTTAGCTGCTGATGGTGGGTTCTATCCTGTCAGTATTACTGATTGGCATCACTTGAAAAGTGAGAGTCATAAAAAGGCAAGGGAACGGGTGAAG GGCACTATTGATTGGGCAAATCCACATACGGCTTCTAGGAGATCTGCAATAAAAAGCTACATTTTTAAGAGGCTTCAGGACTGTTGGAAGCATCACAAGTCACACTTGAAGCAGAAATATTGGCTACCGAATCAAGGGAAAGCTGAACGATGTAATTGCAATCTTGAATTTGTGCATAAAATTCAGTGGAAGGAGTTTGTTGAATATTTGGATGAGGAAGATACTCACGTAATGGAAATACTTGTCAAAGTAATGTGA
- the LOC112184415 gene encoding actin cytoskeleton-regulatory complex protein PAN1-like, with protein MTLALNSKNKLGFVNGSIKAPTPEADPEGYATWSMCNDMVHSWIVNTVSSEIADSIIYYPTAHKVWEDLSERFSQGNAPRIFEIQRDITSLRQEQQSVSAYYMKLRSLWDELASYSEASQGAQADQQKLMKFLMGLNETYSATRGQILLMNPLPSVRQAYVVVAQEEKQRFIAAVEFSSSVAAMVVRSGGRPNQFGSRGRHGDRPNFQTGWVAERGFTVTTTGIVEEVNGPAITLSEAQVKQFLAALHQAQKPNPNTGYSSKANAVTQPGSGYEEDDWLGLDVRFHKDVFPYASTQPTLPSAPLAHDPGPLPLLTDSLFYSSYDSQVNLPTPPSSSPPARPSIDADLGASSIPPPPPPVLPTASLHQYSRRPKPPAPLPLAPPPSTFSTPVPTPLTSPVPGW; from the exons ATGACATTGGCTCTCAATTCAAAAAACAAGCTTGGCTTTGTGAATGGTTCAATCAAAGCTCCAACACCCGAAGCTGACCCAGAAGGATATGCGACCTGGTCAATGTGCAATGACATGGTCCATTCATGGATCGTTAACACAGTAAGTTCTGAAATTGCTGACAGTATAATCTACTATCCTACAGCTCATAAGGTATGGGAAGATCTAAGTGAGCGTTTTTCACAAGGCAATGCACCTCGCATATTTGAAATTCAGCGAGACATCACTTCACTCAGGCAAGAACAACAATCAGTTTCAGCATATTACATGAAATTGAGAAGTTTATGGGATGAATTGGCATCCTATTCAGAAGCATCACAAGGAGCACAGGCAGATCAACAAAAGCTCATGAAATTCTTGATGGGATTAAATGAGACTTACAGTGCAACCCGCGGTCAAATCCTCTTGATGAATCCCCTTCCAAGTGTCAGACAAGCATATGTCGTCGTTGCCCAAGAAGAAAAGCAACGTTTCATTGCTGCAGTAGAGTTCAGTTCAAGTGTCGCTGCCATGGTTGTCCGAAGTGGCGGCCGGCCAAACCAATTCGGCAGCAGAGGCCGTCATGGTGACCGACCGAATTTTCAAACCGGTTGGGTTGCAGAACGCGGCTTCACC GTTACTACGACGGGAATAGTAGAAGAGGTGAATGGACCAGCAATTACTTTATCTGAAGCCCAAGTCAAGCAGTTTTTAGCTGCTCTCCAtcaagcccaaaagcccaatcCAAATACTGGCTATAGTTCCAAAGCTAATGCTGTAACGCAGCCAG gatctGGTTACGAAGAGGACGATTGGTTGG GTCTAGATGTTAGATTTCATAaagatgtgtttccttatgCCTCCACTCAGCCCACTCTTCCTTCTGCACCGTTGGCCCATGACCCAGGCCCACTTCCACTTCTCACTGATTCCCTTTTTTATTCTAGTTATGACTCCCAGGTTAACCTGCCCacgcctccttcttcttctccacctgCCCGTCCTTCCATAGACGCCGATCTTGGCGCTTCCTCTATACCGCCTCCGCCTCCTCCTGTCCTGCCCACAGCGTCTCTTCATCAGTATTCCCGCCGACCCAAGCCTCCTGCCCCACTGCCCCTCGCCCCTCCTCCTTCGACTTTCTCCACCCCTGTTCCTACCCCCCTGACGTCCCCTGTGCCAGGATGGTAA
- the LOC112189732 gene encoding ACT domain-containing protein ACR11 isoform X2 — translation MAVAMASCSLGLSLNTSNSSLKKPLVNPLPTGALLEGSPVFGSKSISIVQKGRWLSSSASIIAQASSATAVEDGKPDESDVIPVPKVIIDQDSDPDATVVEITFGDRLGALLDTMSALKNLGLNVVKANVFLDSSGKHNKFAITRADTGRKVDDPELLEAIRLTIINNLIQYHPESSSQLAMGTAFGIVPPPQQVDVDIATRIRIYDDGPNRSLLTVESADRPGLLVDLVRIITDISVAVESGEFDTEGMLAKAKFHVSYRGKPIIKPLQQVLSNSLRYFLRRPSTEESSF, via the exons ATGGCTGTGGCTATGGCTTCTTGCAGTCTTGGGCTTAGCTTGAACACTAGTAATTCTAGTTTGAAGAAACCACTTGTAAACCCATTACCAACAGGGGCTTTGCTGGAAGGCTCCCCTGTGTTTGGTTCTAAAAGCATCAGCATTGTTCAGAAGGGAAG ATGGCTATCATCATCAGCTTCAATAATTGCACAAGCATCTTCTGCTACAGCTGTGGAG GATGGTAAGCCAGATGAAAGTGACGTGATTCCAGTTCCCAAAGTTATCATTGACCAGGATTCTGATCCAGATGCAACTGTGGTGGAGATAACCTTCGGAGATCGGCTCGGGGCTCTTCTTGATACT ATGAGTGCGCTTAAGAACCTTGGCCTGAACGTTGTCAAGGCCAATGTGTTTCTGGATTCTTCTGGAAAGCACAACAAGTTTGCCATTACTAGAGC AGATACTGGTAGAAAAGTAGATGATCCAGAGTTGCTTGAGGCTATTCGTTTGACAATTATAAATAATCTGATACAGTATCATCCG GAATCAAGTTCCCAATTAGCAATGGGAACAGCATTTGGAATTGTGCCACCACCACAACAG GTTGATGTGGATATAGCAACCCGTATACGCATTTATGACGACGGCCCCAACCGAAG TTTGCTTACTGTGGAGTCAGCTGATCGCCCTGGATTACTGGTGGATCTTGTAAGGATTATAACTGACATTAGCGTTGCTGTTGAGTCAGGAGAATTTGACACCGAG GGGATGTTGGCCAAAGCAAAGTTTCATGTTAGCTATAGGGGTAAACCTATCATCAAGCCTCTCCAGCAG GTTCTTTCAAACAGCTTGCGTTACTTCTTGAGGCGACCATCGACTGAGGAGTCGAGTTTTTGA
- the LOC112189732 gene encoding ACT domain-containing protein ACR11 isoform X1: MAVAMASCSLGLSLNTSNSSLKKPLVNPLPTGALLEGSPVFGSKSISIVQKGSVSAILDRWLSSSASIIAQASSATAVEDGKPDESDVIPVPKVIIDQDSDPDATVVEITFGDRLGALLDTMSALKNLGLNVVKANVFLDSSGKHNKFAITRADTGRKVDDPELLEAIRLTIINNLIQYHPESSSQLAMGTAFGIVPPPQQVDVDIATRIRIYDDGPNRSLLTVESADRPGLLVDLVRIITDISVAVESGEFDTEGMLAKAKFHVSYRGKPIIKPLQQVLSNSLRYFLRRPSTEESSF, from the exons ATGGCTGTGGCTATGGCTTCTTGCAGTCTTGGGCTTAGCTTGAACACTAGTAATTCTAGTTTGAAGAAACCACTTGTAAACCCATTACCAACAGGGGCTTTGCTGGAAGGCTCCCCTGTGTTTGGTTCTAAAAGCATCAGCATTGTTCAGAAGGGAAG TGTATCTGCAATCCTTGATAGATGGCTATCATCATCAGCTTCAATAATTGCACAAGCATCTTCTGCTACAGCTGTGGAG GATGGTAAGCCAGATGAAAGTGACGTGATTCCAGTTCCCAAAGTTATCATTGACCAGGATTCTGATCCAGATGCAACTGTGGTGGAGATAACCTTCGGAGATCGGCTCGGGGCTCTTCTTGATACT ATGAGTGCGCTTAAGAACCTTGGCCTGAACGTTGTCAAGGCCAATGTGTTTCTGGATTCTTCTGGAAAGCACAACAAGTTTGCCATTACTAGAGC AGATACTGGTAGAAAAGTAGATGATCCAGAGTTGCTTGAGGCTATTCGTTTGACAATTATAAATAATCTGATACAGTATCATCCG GAATCAAGTTCCCAATTAGCAATGGGAACAGCATTTGGAATTGTGCCACCACCACAACAG GTTGATGTGGATATAGCAACCCGTATACGCATTTATGACGACGGCCCCAACCGAAG TTTGCTTACTGTGGAGTCAGCTGATCGCCCTGGATTACTGGTGGATCTTGTAAGGATTATAACTGACATTAGCGTTGCTGTTGAGTCAGGAGAATTTGACACCGAG GGGATGTTGGCCAAAGCAAAGTTTCATGTTAGCTATAGGGGTAAACCTATCATCAAGCCTCTCCAGCAG GTTCTTTCAAACAGCTTGCGTTACTTCTTGAGGCGACCATCGACTGAGGAGTCGAGTTTTTGA